One window of Triticum dicoccoides isolate Atlit2015 ecotype Zavitan chromosome 5A, WEW_v2.0, whole genome shotgun sequence genomic DNA carries:
- the LOC119297505 gene encoding uncharacterized protein LOC119297505, giving the protein MNREFANVIVRDYGCKFYSLLRVNLKQHLFHRSAAAAEKASNNKKGLPSAIPSLEPLPEHKINFSTPPKMEGATDFHFFSLLKGQAEGRVMFAPTCGNAVMYDIDIDAVVAMPDTNFCKQRDSISLSMTRPGSQDDDEQHYVLSKEPRNVLFEVLEYGRNGSARGPSAGIEQRWHWQHLPSPPMRGPYLPDLHRRAVFHPSAAAVVDETTLCVSSVDAGAYAFDTVKGEWRQAGSWALPFHGAAEYVPELGLWFGVNAAVGNTHHCLGAFDLSSWPPVEHRTWNYLDPLSDKWSTWQRHLLNLGSGKFCIATSFQNIQWRTPCNAAGYPLYGLDDEMVVNDLTILTGVEVVRCGDGLKMINHKSKRFEGIEIHCVL; this is encoded by the coding sequence ATGAATCGTGAGTTTGCCAACGTGATAGTGCGCGATTACGGCTGTAAATTTTATTCGCTGCTCCGGGTCAACCTCAAGCAGCATCTCTTCCACCGCTCAGCAGCAGCCGCGGAAAAGGCGAGTAACAACAAGAAGGGATTACCGTCGGCCATCCCGAGCTTGGAGCCTCTGCCCGAGCACAAGATCAACTTCTCGACGCCGCCAAAGATGGAGGGCGCGACGGACTTTCACTTCTTCTCCCTGCTCAAAGGGCAGGCAGAGGGCCGTGTCATGTTCGCCCCCACTTGCGGCAATGCCGTGATGTACGACATTGACATAGACGCCGTCGTTGCCATGCCCGACACTAACTTCTGCAAACAGAGGGACTCAATCTCCTTGTCCATGACCAGGCCTGGGAGCCAAGACGACGACGAACAGCACTATGTCTTGAGCAAAGAACCGAGGAATGTCTTGTTTGAGGTCTTGGAGTACGGGAGGAACGGCTCCGCCAGGGGTCCATCCGCTGGGATTGAACAGAGGTGGCACTGGCAACATCTGCCCTCGCCGCCGATGCGTGGACCATACCTGCCTGACCTCCACAGGAGAGCGGTCTTCCACCCCTCCGCGGCGGCGGTGGTCGATGAGACCACTCTGTGTGTGTCGTCTGTGGACGCCGGAGCCTATGCCTTTGACACGGTGAAAGGTGAGTGGAGGCAGGCTGGAAGCTGGGCGCTGCCCTTCCATGGCGCCGCGGAGTACGTCCCTGAGCTTGGCCTCTGGTTTGGCGTCAATGCTGCCGTCGGCAACACCCACCACTGTCTGGGTGCCTTCGACCTGTCTTCCTGGCCACCCGTGGAGCACCGCACCTGGAACTATCTCGATCCGTTGTCCGACAAGTGGTCGACATGGCAGAGGCACCTACTCaaccttggctcaggcaagttctgcaTCGCCACCAGCTTTCAAAATATCCAGTGGCGCACACCATGTAATGCAGCAGGCTACCCTTTATACGGGCTAGATGATGAGATGGTGGTCAATGACCTTACCATCTTGacgggcgtcgaggttgtgcgttGTGGCGACGGGCTCAAGATGATCAACCACAAGTCTAAACGCTTTGAAGGCATTGAAATCCACTGCGTGCTCTGA